From Bactrocera oleae isolate idBacOlea1 chromosome 4, idBacOlea1, whole genome shotgun sequence:
aGTGGAAATATAACGTTGGTTGGTGTTTTCCGTTATTGGCATCAAATTACACTATCTTATCGATAGTTTTGTGTGAGTTAAATGGAGTTCAATGGAAATGCACCATtatcaataacaacagcaaacacaacAACATAAGAGGCAAGCAACAGCAAATGCATTGTGAACGCAGGTATTGATTTCCAGTACAAAAAAAATAGAGTTCAACGATAAAGTTTCCAGCAGACAGCGGCAATCAGTGTGTGCGGCAACTATCTGCAAGTGATCGATCGATCAGTCGAAGTGATAAGTGTGTTGCACTGTTtgtataaaattacaacaatcgCTTATCTTATCGCAATGCAATTTAAGGTAATTAGTTTTGTGtgataaatgaaaattgttaaaTCCATGCATAGAAAATAgtgaaatattaatgaaattgttttacCATATTACagataaatatatgcatatataaaatcaCAGCAAAGTAGGCATGTACAtagaatacatatacatatgtacatagatatgtatacgATTATATCAATTAATAAGTGCTTGGAATCAAATATGcccaattttgaaaatttcgatATTGGATTCCTGCAGCGTTTTAATTaacactaaataaatattgccaTACTTCGAACTCCCACTAATCGCAAATAACGCTGTCTCTTCGGCGGTGAAAAGAGTGTGTGGGCCATATGTTAGCTCTGTGATAAATTGCGTGTCAAATTGTCGTTTGCCCAATAAAATTTCAGCATCAAGAGCTGTGGGTGCatattttttgccttttttcgAAACACAGAggaagcaaataattttttttttcaaaaattgttaattgttataaactgaacagggtatattaaatttataacacccagaaggaaaagtcggagaccttataaaatgtatatataaatgagtagCACGACCAgctcagtcgatttagccatgtccgtctgtataaacGCGAGCTAATTCcacagtttctgagatatcgatctgaaacctTTCACACGTGCCTTTCTCCCGAAAAGCTGCTCATTGGTTgcaatcgccgatatcggactattatagcatatagctgctgaaCTGTCAAAAACATgtgcttttatggaaaacttttttacttgacgaGATATCTATCCTAACGCACCGAAGGCGTATAATTGTCCGGGTCAACTGTACAATCttggaagaaattgttcagaacggaccattatagcatatagctgtcatacaaactgttcgaaAATTCactccttgtatggaaaaccttttcaaaAAAAAGGTGAAATATCCGAACAAATTTCAAAGATCGgaacactgtagcatatagccgccatacacactaaccaatcaaaatcaagttctaatATATAAACTTGTGTATTTATGAAAAGTATTATAGCTTAGGTGGCTGAAGTTaactttcttgttttttattttaattttacattttaaaacttaagagttctttttgaaaactttaCGTAATTTCCCTGCAGCGTTCCGTCAATATTTAGGTCTAAGTTAGAGGAAATAAATTAGGGTTTTCGGAATATGTTACGTCCCTACCTATATGagacaatttaaatataatataatatatcaaaaaacaGCCGTggcaaatgtaaaaaaaaaatctgggtAATTTTGGAAAATCCAATATTTTTCGATGACCAATATGTCTTCTACTCCATTACAAAAGGCAGAAAATTCACAGTGCAGtaataatattacatacattttattgcaGTTTAATGGCTAGCATACAAAAGcgcaaaacattaaaaaaaaaaagttattagtgtaaaaaattttaaaaattggagAACCAAATTTTCACACTTTCATAAAGCCGGATTTACATAAAAACACatggaaaaaataatgtaaataactgtaaatagaCCACACGCCAGACAAATTACAACAAACCACTTGccaacttttcaaataaaaaatcaaaaaactataATTCCGACAAAAGTATTGACGTAGAAAGAACTTGGAAAGCAATTTCATTGAGTCAGTATTTGCACAACATTTGTTGATAAAATTTTCACACCTGCCAGAtttctttcttttattataaataaacgcGATCTAGGAGAAAATTATCTAGCGAATCGTACAAGTGGAGCAAAACATAGGCGCTGCGAAAAAACAACACACCCCAGAAGCCGGCCAAGCACATTTTAATAAACACCAAACAAATCGCATATCCACCCACGCAAAACcaaaagcacacacatatatgcatatacatatatatgtacgtaaatgttatatatagatatgtatatgttatataaacagAAAATTAATCGAAAATCAGCGGAGCAAGAGGGGAAACAAATCATAGCACGTACAGCTACTTTTGGCAAAATGAGATGATGAAAATAACGAAACAAATTATCTGTGATTTCACAACACAACTCAGCGCTTATTCACATGGTAACTGCTggatataagtaaataataactaaatagGAGTACAATTAGATTATAaccttaaaaacaattagatttattttctaatttgaaACGCAATACTTTTATTGAGGTCTGTCAAAACTTTTCTAGGCAATTAATGCAATGCAAATATTGAAAAGTTAACTTATCGATTGGGTAATCATTCAGTAAGCTAAATATTTGTTGGACTGCGCTGATCGCCACGGCGTGCACAGCTGCTTAGATGCATTGGTACCGGTTTGTCTTGGGCACTcatgtattatattattcatGCGAATGTACCACTACTGCTTTCACAGTGCAAACCATCATCGCCATCGACACCAGTAACCAACTGTTTTCTAATTCTGTTTTATAATACTTTGTAACATATTTGTACTTGATTTAGGTGTGCACTAGCAATTGGGTATGGTATTTCTTCTGCTTCAAAGGCGGCTTCAGTCCAATCAAAGAATTATTTTATTCCTTTAATGTATTGTTGCACTAAATACCAAAATACGGTAAATTTAGCACACAAACATTTGCGCCTGTTAAGAAAGATCAAGAAAAATAGATTTTCAGAAAGTAAACaatttattcacatatttttcttctCTCGCAACACGTTGCGTAAGAGTACAAAGTTTTTTGATTGCATGTTCTTAcatcattatttatttgtttattttttttattttgtatttttaatatatgggATGATACGGAAATATTTTtctcattaaaatttataatatacgtATTAAAAGATTATTTTGACTTTCAGCACCACACAATAAATAAGTACATTGTTGCCAGCCAGTTTAACAGGGTAACCAATATTAACCACACATTTAagcatgtaaatattatatagatatatcaAGATTGAAAAATTGATtgtttataaaactttataGTTATGACGTTATTGCTTGCAATTTGTATGATGCCTTGAAATTTGTTATGCACATGTGTCTTTAtcagaatatataataaattacgtagaattttattataattatgtataccTTTGTTCATTATCACCTTTACAGATTTACAGTTTTataacatacagacatacataaatacgtacatatttacaaatgttgTTTGTTCTTCTAACATTATGTCGAAACCTCATAAGACAAACACCTACATACTACATGCTTACACAAAAAACATGCGAAACTATCAATGCTCgaaatagaaaatagaaaataaaaaacaataaaacaatttattatacaaCATGACTTCctacgtacatatgtttatacatatttgtacaagtatgtgcaaCATTCGCACATATCGACCCACACTTGTCAAGTCAAAGTGGCCTACtcgcaaaatatataaaaacataaaaatagaatacaaataaaaacaaaaaactcagTAAAGAGATAAGAGGCCGAAGCAAAACGTgtgaatgcaaataaattaagagACAAGTATTGGCCAGCATGGGCGATTGTACATTATATAGATGGGCGCGAACAGGTCTGTGCGCAAAAGCCGCTGCCAATATTTACATACCTACACATATTCAACCAATTTGCAtaacagaaaattaaattaaaaagggtatgtatgtatgtattgtataactGCAGCCAACTAGTGTTTTGATAAAAAGAATATCCTACTAGAAATCGATGAAAGCACGAACTAATTAGTACTCGAAAACAAGTAATGTAATGTCAAAGCaattagtataatattttaataaaaaatagttttatgaatatgtttgTGTGATATGCGAAAGTTCAAGATATCTAAATATTTAAGTGTGGCAAAAGCCAACGCTGGTTCTATAGAGGGCCGAACTCCCAACTAGGgataaatatctaaatttagAGTCCACGCTTTAATATGTGTATTCGAACGCTTGTAGAAATACTGTAATATTCAAAGGGACAGACCggcgcaaaattttatttatttacgcaATCATAATCAATATGAAAGTATTTGTTGAACGCAAACAAAATGTTGTAGGCAATGAACTCTTTAAGTAGACGAAAGTTTGTCGTAAATTTTTGTTTCGGAGAATCATATAAAgtaattttaactttaacatATTGCAAACTCCGAattttctatattaaaaaagaaaaatttcaaattttgtgaaaacaattttttggcaTGTATAAACTTTaattagtataatatttattattaattcttaattaatttaaaattaaaataattagatAGCATAAAAAATAGGAATACGACCAGTTAACCGTGAAACAAGTCTTCTTGATTCAAATATAATGGACCCTCTGGCCGAGAGACAAATCAAAGGACATACTTCTGTACAACCACATCCAGATAAGGGTGAACGATAGATAGTACACATACAGAGAATAAGTTTTTCAAGTGCACTTGCGCATACAGGAATTGAAAAGTGCAATTATATGGAACGACAAATGGAGTTGCTATGAACTTCCagacaataaacaaatatgtatacaaaaggTGCACAGACACAATCCCAAATTGGGGGTGTAACTCCGTTATAGGGTTGCCGGATGAATCTATCATTCTTGCTTTCACCCCAAAACTAACTAATATGGATAGGAAGGAAAGGCAACTTCCCACAAAATAGGAAACTAACAAATTTTTCGATGACCAATGTTTTACAAACATAATACACTTTATTAAaaggtaaaacaaaaacaaattggttTTTACAACTCAGCTTATTAGAAAGTCGATGAAATTTCAGTACTTTGTATTTACCTGATTATGTTTTTCTTGTCCTGTTCGGTACCAATTGTTTGATTGTTTCGGCGAATCCGTTGTTACATGTCGTTAGTGTTACACTCTTTATGGAACACACATGTACGcacatttcatatataataataccgAAATATCTCGTCCTTTGAAGCGAAGggataagtatatatgtgtatgtatcaaACCGTCTGATATAAAATTAGGAAGTTAATCCGGTAAACATAATTCCTTCCAACAGGTAATAAAACAGTGCAACTTTTAATACTTTGCACTATTTTATCTCGTttcaaaacattaataaaatcaaaacactTTTGAAAACGTTTGTTTTTTAGTCAGAAAAAACTGTTGTAATTCATTACTTCCAAACTTTTTCAGACAACACATTCCCCATATCAATATTTCACTATATCCTTTGCAGGAAAACTCGCGGAACAATTGGCGTCTTCAACTCTTGTTTTTACACtgcaaaatatatcaatattccATTTTGATCACTTTGCTAATAGAGTGGACTTTCtactatttattaaatactttttatcgcttaataattcaatttttatatttataatagaatTAAACACCTTTACTTTTTCAGTTCACTTTATGTCTACCATTCGTAacgcaaagaaaaaattcaacGGGTAACGGAATCGCGAATACAACGAGCGCGCACAGCTGCCATTTTACGAATAAAAAGCGGCCAGaaaattgaaaacacaattgACAAATTCTTATTGGACGCCTGACATGGTTGCATTTTTAGTATCAATGGAACAGAAGTagcagcagagaacgtaaatgaattatATTCATTTACAATACATTCTCTGGAAGTAGTGGCAAGGGATTAATAACAGAACTAATAAATGCAAAGTAATTAGTGCATAAGAAATcagtaataatattattatagcaATAATAATTCTACTGCTATAAAcattaacttttaaaataagaaattgtgctgtaaatatattcacatataagTTTTCTTATTTATCAATGTGGCAACCAGCATTTTTGGCATTTAAACCAAATTGGAGTTGGAACGCTTTATTCAGTGCTGCCACAATAGTGGAAAGTTCCTATGTTAAAATTGGGAACAGGAAGtacttaattaataaaataattgttaattattCTTTTAAATGAGTGTTTTGCTAACGAAGTATTCGTAAAAATAAAAGAGTGATTAATTCACGAGACACTAGTAATAAaacataagtaaaatttatcaCTTATCGTGTCACCCTCAcctttcatttaaaataaagtcatattgttattttatagctttaacatatatttttgatcGTGTCTTCCATATAATAAACTGATTTGTGttgaacaaataacaaaaaagtatttcgtaaatatatagaGAATAGCTTAAATACACATCACAAGCAGCAAACATTTTTCCCGGGTCTGTGGATATTATTTCGTTTTGTAAAATTACTTAAGTATTTAAGTGTACTGACTGAATGTCAAATAGAAATCTAAAAAATAGCGTACCCTAGAAATCAATAGGCATAAATAGAGGTCAGTGGTTTGGAAAGTATTTGTACACTGCAATACAAGTCATAAGGAAAACTAtagcttaaaaacaataaactacATCTTAAACACAATTAGGTGGaataattatatatagtaagttaagttaatttaagaagaaaattaaaaaaatttttccaattttgtaCACAACTATAAATTGTACCATCAGAATGTCTAAATATGTTTCCTTtatattactttcattttttcTAAACCGCATTTGTTGGCTTCTAACACACGCTGaacttttaaaatcaatttgcCTTTTGGTGTAAGCACCAAACGCTTGCTATCGTACACCAGTGGAATGGGTGTTTCGCGGCATGGACTGAAACTGTAATAACGTAGCAGTGTTGCGAGCCCAACCAGCATTTGCTTTTCGGCAAATTCTTGCGCTAGGCAGTAACGGGGGCCGGCACCGTAGGGTAAGAAAGCCATTGGATGGCGTAGCTTAATATTTTCCTCACTAAAACGTTCCGGATCGAATTTATTTGGCTCGGGATAAAGCACTGGATCACGGTGTATTGCCGCTGTTGGGATGACTAGATGATTGTCTGTACGCAGCATGAATATAGAATTAGGCACTTCGTAATCCTCATTCGTATTGCGTAATAAGAAAGCGTAAGGTGTATGCTTGCGTAAAGTTTCTGGAAAGAAGTGgaagaattattaaatttcttaacTAAATTTATAGATACGCATGTGCTATATTAAatgtcatatttttatatatgaataaatattatcTAAGAATAGCCATTGCTTACCGTTCAAACATTGTCTTAGCAAATTCATATCGTTCAAATTTTTACTATCCATACCATTTTCATTGCGCTTGAGCACATTGCATATTTCTTCCTGTACACGACGCTGCAAATCCGGCTGCAGCGCCAATTCATACAAGCAAAATGTCATCGCCGAGTTGCATGTTTCCAATCCCATAAGGATAAAGGAAAATGCCTGTGCTGCTATTTCTTCGTCACTTAATCGTCTTTTTGGGTCGCGATCTCGTTTCAACTCAGCAAACATGTGAAAGAAACTATTCCGTTTATCTAAGCGACTCCACTCCTGTTCGAAGAGTTTCTGGCGCACTATCTTAAGAAAATAATCGGTTGCAGCTTGTTCGTAGTTTTTGTAGCGTAACAAGCGAGCAAGATTCGGAAAATACATAAGAAAATATAGACGAAACATGTTGAAGTCTTTGAGGTAGTTACGCGCCATACGACGGAATTCTGTATCGGAATTGAGCAACGTTTCCCCACTAATGCCAAACGCCAGTGTAGAAATGACATCAATGTTATAACAATCCACCAAATTATTTATGGGCACTGCATTATCTTCCGCCGCTTGAGTCAAAGAGCGATGCATTGTGCTTGCGGCCTTCTCCAACGTTGGTAGCATCTGTGAGATATTATCTTGCGCGAAAGCTGGGCACACCACCGTATTTAGACGTTGCCAATCTGAACCATCTTGTTGGAGCAAATTTGCTGAGAGTGGATCATGTAGCGCATTACCGAATACGCCGCGCTCCTTGAAGTATTCAGAATGTGTTATGAGCACATTTCGCACCAAATCTAAATCCAATATTAAAACCATTGGTTTCAAATATGCATAACAACCTATGAAGGGTGCTTGACCTTTGTACTTTTCGTAAAGTTGCTCCAGCACAGCGCTAATATGGCGTTTGCCACCAACGCCACCCAAATTACCAACTAAGAATCTCGGCTTCTCGTGTAATATACCGCGCCGCTTCCAATGCGAGAGGCTCGCTTTgactatgaaatatataattgaggCAGCACTTAAGGCGGTGTACAGCAAGCGTTGCAGCAATTCCATCTTATTTCGAAAGTAATATTATAGTATGTACACCTAGTGGATTTTATACGTTGTTGGCTATTAGATACTTAAGAGTTAGTTGTTGATTAAACGTTCACATGACGAATTGTCTTTTTTGTTTATAGGTATTGGCCAGGTTTACTCCGCGGCACGCAAGCTAGTGTAGTCAGCAAGCGTGTGTTACGGAGCGGCGACAAGTGCTTATCGCAGGCATATTTTACCAATTTCGGATTATTTTATAAGTTGATGCGTTATCAGTGGCTATCGCTCATTTAACAACAGTAGAGTGCCGATATGTCTGAGTGTCGCAtgtaaaaataagtataaacatttaatatgtGATAAAAAAATAGTAACTCGTTGATAGTTCCTTCCAAAAGCAAAAGTCCAAAGAGGtttgttttgtttgaaaataattatatatgtattttaatttatttaacgttTTTGGTATCTCTGTAATgaaagcaatttaaattttattaagtaataCTATtgcaacagttttttttttttttttgtatggacATTTAACAAATGAATAATACAATTATATGTATTGTCCAGGTGTTTTATGTTTTGGCATCTTGTTTTTTGGTCTTATTTAAGTTGAGGTAAACAAATGTTATAGAAGGAACTATCAACAAATTCCGAGGTGTGCTGCCAACGTATGTAGCCGCGTTCAACTAGTTCTTGCACAGATTTGGGCACGCCGATAAAGTGGGGATCCTGTAagtgaaagaaaatataaataaaaaaaaacgttaaaaataTGGTTAGCACATGTATGTTTAATATATACTTCAAAGTAATGGATTTATAAAATTTGCTGGTGAGCTTtactatataattaaataaaataacctttaaTAAAAAACCAACTTGAGGTAATAAACGTTGACTTTGACCTAACGTAATTATTTATGCCGCTTAATTGTAATATGTGTATGCTGTTGCGCAAGTATTTTACACAAGAATTGTTGCGTATCCAACGAACTGGCCAAAAGGCACAGTTTGttgttaaacaatttaatttcaaaagttgGCAACCATACAACGATCACCACCACCTGTTAACTAGTTACAggtcataaatttttcttttataagattcaaaaacttttaacaaaaatgCAATTTGCTTAGAACtctacaaaaaagtaaaaaacaaataataactaACTTCATTACTTACAATGACTAGAAAATAAACTTGATTGCCGCTTATATGAACTCCTGCAATGCCCTTCGATCCAGAGTCCATATCACCACCCATCATAATTAAACCACCATaatcttcaaaatatttcttcaatACATTTGCGTATTTCTTTAGATCCTCATGGCTTGCAATATGAATGATACGGCACACAACATCATAGAGTGTATCCAAAAAGTAGAACACCTCAATGGCTCCAATCCAATCATGTGAGccaaaaaaatcatttgtttTGTCACCGATCTTCACAAGTGTTTGTTGAATTTCTTTTATTGATGGCACCAGTACATCTACATCCGCAGCACCGCGTTTTCCAGCTACCCAAGAGCATATGGATTGTAGCGTACGATAGGCACAACCCCAACCAATGTCCTTGAAACCGTCACAATTATAGTGAAAGTAGGAAAAGTCTCCTTTCGTATATGAAGTGACGCTGGGTTCTGCTGTAGCATTTGTTTTCGGCAGTGGCACACATTTATGCACGTTGCGTAGCAATTGATATGGATAGCATTTGCGTGTTACTTGGTGTTCTTCATCCATATCTAATATCACTTGCTTATTTAACCATTAATCGCCCACTCTATTTTTTCGTTCGCTTTTTTTCGCTTGCACACTTTTTTACTTGAAACTGCGTCTGTGCCCAGAAACTTGTTTAGTTAACGCGGctacattatatgtatattgttcatCACCTAAACCAATTATTTTGCACTTGTTTTACTTGCAATTAATTTCAACCGTATGCGTCAATTTCTAATGACAAccgaataataaataaaatttacgttTTGCGTCTCTCCCGACACAGGTATCTCATTTTATTTGTGCTTTGCttgcttattgtttttgttgctgatgTAACGTCAAAGACGAAG
This genomic window contains:
- the Cyp6u1 gene encoding probable cytochrome P450 6u1: MELLQRLLYTALSAASIIYFIVKASLSHWKRRGILHEKPRFLVGNLGGVGGKRHISAVLEQLYEKYKGQAPFIGCYAYLKPMVLILDLDLVRNVLITHSEYFKERGVFGNALHDPLSANLLQQDGSDWQRLNTVVCPAFAQDNISQMLPTLEKAASTMHRSLTQAAEDNAVPINNLVDCYNIDVISTLAFGISGETLLNSDTEFRRMARNYLKDFNMFRLYFLMYFPNLARLLRYKNYEQAATDYFLKIVRQKLFEQEWSRLDKRNSFFHMFAELKRDRDPKRRLSDEEIAAQAFSFILMGLETCNSAMTFCLYELALQPDLQRRVQEEICNVLKRNENGMDSKNLNDMNLLRQCLNETLRKHTPYAFLLRNTNEDYEVPNSIFMLRTDNHLVIPTAAIHRDPVLYPEPNKFDPERFSEENIKLRHPMAFLPYGAGPRYCLAQEFAEKQMLVGLATLLRYYSFSPCRETPIPLVYDSKRLVLTPKGKLILKVQRVLEANKCGLEKMKVI
- the Ufsp1 gene encoding probable Ufm1-specific protease 1, encoding MDEEHQVTRKCYPYQLLRNVHKCVPLPKTNATAEPSVTSYTKGDFSYFHYNCDGFKDIGWGCAYRTLQSICSWVAGKRGAADVDVLVPSIKEIQQTLVKIGDKTNDFFGSHDWIGAIEVFYFLDTLYDVVCRIIHIASHEDLKKYANVLKKYFEDYGGLIMMGGDMDSGSKGIAGVHISGNQVYFLVIDPHFIGVPKSVQELVERGYIRWQHTSEFVDSSFYNICLPQLK